The proteins below are encoded in one region of Brassica napus cultivar Da-Ae unplaced genomic scaffold, Da-Ae ScsIHWf_2614;HRSCAF=3363, whole genome shotgun sequence:
- the LOC125601579 gene encoding LRR receptor-like serine/threonine-protein kinase FEI 2 isoform X1 — MECPDENSSTGSRSTGGGKTGKLLISASATVGGLLLVALMCFWGCFLYKKLGRDESKSLAIEVGGGASIVMFHGDLPYASKDIIKKLEALNEEHIIGCGGFGTVYKLDMEDGNVFALKRIVKLNGGFDRFFERELEILGSIKHRYLVNLRGYCNSPTSKLLLYDYLPGGSLDQALHERGEQLDWDSRVNIIVGAAKGVAYLHHDCSPRIIHRDIKSSNILLDGNLEARVSDFGLAKLLEDEESHITTIVAGTFGYLAPEYMQSGRATEKTDVYSFGVLILEVLSGKLPTDTSYIEKGYNVVGWLNFLISENRPREIVDRSCEGVETESLDALLSIATKCVSSSPDERPTMHRVVQLLESQVMSPCPSDFYDSSSD, encoded by the exons atggaATGCCCAGATGAAAACTCTTCTACTGGTTCTCGTTCTACAGGAG GAGGTAAAACTGGTAAGCTACTTATAAGTGCATCTGCTACTGTGGGTGGGCTGCTCCTAGTGGCGCTCATGTGTTTTTGGGGTTGCTTTCTCTATAAAAAGCTTGGTAGAGATGAGAGTAAAAGCCTTGCTATAGAGGTCGGTGGAG GTGCGTCTATCGTGATGTTCCATGGAGATCTGCCATATGCTTCTAAAGACATTATCAAGAAACTGGAAGCCCTTAATGAAGAGCATATAATAGGCTGTGGAGGTTTTGGAACAGTTTACAAGCTTGACATGGAGGATGGCAATGTCTTTGCGCTGAAAAGAATTGTAAAACTAAATGGAGGGTTTGATAGGTTTTTTGAAAGGGAGCTTGAGATTCTTGGAAGCATCAAACATCGCTACCTCGTGAATCTACGTGGATACTGCAACTCGCCCACATCAAAGCTTCTGCTGTATGATTACCTTCCTGGTGGTAGCCTTGACCAAGCTCTTCATG AGAGAGGTGAGCAACTGGATTGGGATTCACGAGTGAATATTATCGTAGGAGCAGCAAAAGGGGTAGCatacttgcatcatgattgtTCTCCTAGGATCATACACCGTGATATAAAGTCGAGCAACATTTTACTCGATGGAAATCTAGAGGCTCGAGTATCAGACTTTGGGCTTGCCAAGCTGTTAGAAGACGAAGAATCTCATATCACAACCATTGTTGCAGGCACATTTGGTTACTTAGCTCCAG AGTATATGCAAAGTGGTAGAGCGACTGAGAAAACGGATGTTTACAGTTTCGGGGTTTTGATTCTTGAAGTCCTGAGTGGTAAACTTCCTACGGATACTTCCTACATCGAGAAAGGCTATAACGTTGTCGGTTGG CTAAACTTCTTAATCAGCGAGAATCGTCCACGGGAGATTGTTGATAGAAGCTGTGAAGGAGTAGAGACAGAGAGTCTTGATGCTCTTCTATCTATAGCAACAAAGTGTGTGTCTTCAAGTCCTGATGAGCGGCCCACAATGCACAGAGTAGTCCAGTTACTAGAATCCCAAGTAATGTCTCCTTGTCCTAGCGACTTCTACGATTCCAGCTCCGATTAA
- the LOC125601579 gene encoding LRR receptor-like serine/threonine-protein kinase FEI 2 isoform X2, which produces MECPDENSSTGSRSTGGKTGKLLISASATVGGLLLVALMCFWGCFLYKKLGRDESKSLAIEVGGGASIVMFHGDLPYASKDIIKKLEALNEEHIIGCGGFGTVYKLDMEDGNVFALKRIVKLNGGFDRFFERELEILGSIKHRYLVNLRGYCNSPTSKLLLYDYLPGGSLDQALHERGEQLDWDSRVNIIVGAAKGVAYLHHDCSPRIIHRDIKSSNILLDGNLEARVSDFGLAKLLEDEESHITTIVAGTFGYLAPEYMQSGRATEKTDVYSFGVLILEVLSGKLPTDTSYIEKGYNVVGWLNFLISENRPREIVDRSCEGVETESLDALLSIATKCVSSSPDERPTMHRVVQLLESQVMSPCPSDFYDSSSD; this is translated from the exons atggaATGCCCAGATGAAAACTCTTCTACTGGTTCTCGTTCTACAGGAG GTAAAACTGGTAAGCTACTTATAAGTGCATCTGCTACTGTGGGTGGGCTGCTCCTAGTGGCGCTCATGTGTTTTTGGGGTTGCTTTCTCTATAAAAAGCTTGGTAGAGATGAGAGTAAAAGCCTTGCTATAGAGGTCGGTGGAG GTGCGTCTATCGTGATGTTCCATGGAGATCTGCCATATGCTTCTAAAGACATTATCAAGAAACTGGAAGCCCTTAATGAAGAGCATATAATAGGCTGTGGAGGTTTTGGAACAGTTTACAAGCTTGACATGGAGGATGGCAATGTCTTTGCGCTGAAAAGAATTGTAAAACTAAATGGAGGGTTTGATAGGTTTTTTGAAAGGGAGCTTGAGATTCTTGGAAGCATCAAACATCGCTACCTCGTGAATCTACGTGGATACTGCAACTCGCCCACATCAAAGCTTCTGCTGTATGATTACCTTCCTGGTGGTAGCCTTGACCAAGCTCTTCATG AGAGAGGTGAGCAACTGGATTGGGATTCACGAGTGAATATTATCGTAGGAGCAGCAAAAGGGGTAGCatacttgcatcatgattgtTCTCCTAGGATCATACACCGTGATATAAAGTCGAGCAACATTTTACTCGATGGAAATCTAGAGGCTCGAGTATCAGACTTTGGGCTTGCCAAGCTGTTAGAAGACGAAGAATCTCATATCACAACCATTGTTGCAGGCACATTTGGTTACTTAGCTCCAG AGTATATGCAAAGTGGTAGAGCGACTGAGAAAACGGATGTTTACAGTTTCGGGGTTTTGATTCTTGAAGTCCTGAGTGGTAAACTTCCTACGGATACTTCCTACATCGAGAAAGGCTATAACGTTGTCGGTTGG CTAAACTTCTTAATCAGCGAGAATCGTCCACGGGAGATTGTTGATAGAAGCTGTGAAGGAGTAGAGACAGAGAGTCTTGATGCTCTTCTATCTATAGCAACAAAGTGTGTGTCTTCAAGTCCTGATGAGCGGCCCACAATGCACAGAGTAGTCCAGTTACTAGAATCCCAAGTAATGTCTCCTTGTCCTAGCGACTTCTACGATTCCAGCTCCGATTAA
- the LOC125601578 gene encoding probable aspartic protease At2g35615 has protein sequence MANTILLVTLFFFSMTLSSSSNPKHFTVELIHRDSPHSPLYNPQTTLTDRLHSSFLRSISRSHRFNNHPQTDLQSGLIGAGGEFFMSITIGTPPINVLAIADTGSDLTWVQCKPCQQCYKENGPIFDSKQSSSYKSEPCDSRNCNALSTTERGCDEAKGVCKYRYTYGDRSFTRGDVATETVSIGSASGSPVSFPGTVFGCGYNNGGNFDETGSGIIGLGGGNLSLISQLGSSISNKFSYCLSHKSSTMNGTSVINLGTSSIPSGASNVSNVVSTPLVDKEPQTYYYLTLEAISVGNTKIPYTSSMYYPNDDGVSSAATKGNIIIDSGTTLTLLESGFYDKFGAAVEESVTGAKRVSDPQGLLSHCFKSGSAEIGLPEITVHFSGADVRLSALNAFVKMSEDMVCLSMIPTNEVAIYGNFAQMDFLVGYDLETRRVSFQRMDCSADL, from the coding sequence ATGGCAAACACTATTCTCCTcgtcactctcttcttcttctcgatgACTCTCTCTTCATCGTCTAACCCAAAACACTTCACCGTCGAGCTCATCCACCGTGACTCTCCTCATTCCCCTCTCTACAACCCACAAACCACCCTCACCGACCGTCTCCACTCCTCTTTCCTCCGCTCCATCTCTCGCTCCCACCGCTTCAACAACCACCCCCAAACCGATCTCCAGTCCGGTTTAATAGGAGCAGGTGGCGAGTTCTTCATGAGCATCACCATCGGTACACCACCAATCAACGTCCTAGCGATAGCCGACACGGGAAGTGACCTAACATGGGTCCAATGCAAACCGTGTCAACAATGTTACAAAGAGAACGGTCCAATCTTCGACAGTAAACAATCCTCTTCTTACAAAAGCGAGCCTTGCGACTCACGTAACTGCAACGCTTTGTCTACCACCGAACGTGGATGCGACGAAGCTAAAGGCGTTTGCAAGTACCGTTACACGTACGGAGACCGATCTTTCACGAGAGGAGACGTTGCTACAGAGACAGTCTCTATCGGTTCTGCTTCAGGCTCGCCTGTTTCTTTCCCCGGAACTGTGTTTGGTTGCGGATACAATAACGGCGGTAACTTCGACGAGACTGGCTCAGGGATCATAGGTCTCGGTGGTGGTAACTTATCTCTAATATCTCAGCTCGGTTCGTCGATTTCTAATAAATTTTCTTATTGCTTGTCGCACAAGTCATCTACTATGAATGGTACAAGCGTTATAAACCTAGGAACCAGCTCGATTCCTTCCGGTGCAAGTAATGTTTCCAACGTGGTATCAACTCCTTTGGTAGATAAAGAGCCTCAGACTTACTACTACTTGACGCTCGAAGCTATCTCCGTCGGCAACACAAAGATTCCGTACACGAGCAGCATGTATTACCCTAACGATGACGGAGTATCCTCGGCGGCGACGAAGGGAAACATCATCATCGACTCAGGAACTACACTGACGCTACTAGAGTCTGGTTTCTACGACAAGTTTGGCGCGGCGGTGGAAGAGTCCGTGACTGGAGCGAAGCGTGTGAGTGATCCTCAAGGGCTTTTGTCGCATTGTTTCAAGTCAGGGAGTGCGGAGATCGGTTTGCCGGAGATAACGGTGCATTTTAGCGGCGCTGATGTGAGGCTCAGTGCGTTGAATGCGTTTGTGAAAATGAGTGAAGATATGGTTTGCTTGAGTATGATTCCGACCAACGAAGTTGCTATTTATGGGAACTTTGCTCAGATGGATTTTCTCGTTGGGTATGACTTGGAGACGAGAAGGGTTTCGTTTCAACGTATGGATTGCTCTGCTGATTTGTGA